One bacterium DNA segment encodes these proteins:
- the ruvA gene encoding Holliday junction branch migration protein RuvA produces the protein MYEFIHGKLISKSPTSAVIDCNGVGYHILISVWTFDLLPEIGEQAKLFVHLVHREDGMELYGFAQKEERQMFRKLIGVSKIGPKLAMAMLSRTRHDELAEYIELGDVESLEKLPRIGRKTAERIVIELKGKIKIPSKERILPQRATEAIEALEALGFTKKEAAKRVENALKKNPDAELEELIKKALGSK, from the coding sequence ATGTATGAGTTCATCCACGGAAAACTGATAAGCAAAAGCCCGACCTCAGCCGTTATTGACTGCAATGGGGTAGGCTATCACATTCTTATAAGCGTCTGGACATTCGACCTTCTGCCAGAGATAGGCGAGCAAGCAAAACTTTTCGTTCACCTCGTTCATCGTGAGGACGGCATGGAACTTTACGGCTTCGCTCAGAAAGAGGAAAGGCAAATGTTCAGGAAACTAATCGGAGTGTCAAAAATAGGACCAAAACTTGCTATGGCAATGCTCTCCCGAACGAGACATGACGAACTGGCAGAATACATCGAGCTCGGCGATGTAGAATCACTCGAAAAGTTGCCGCGGATAGGCAGGAAAACAGCAGAACGGATAGTGATAGAGTTAAAAGGCAAGATAAAAATACCATCAAAAGAGCGCATACTACCCCAGAGAGCGACAGAAGCTATTGAGGCACTCGAGGCACTGGGTTTCACGAAAAAGGAAGCAGCAAAACGCGTCGAGAACGCGCTCAAGAAAAATCCCGATGCGGAACTCGAAGAGCTAATAAAAAAAGCTTTGGGGAGCAAATGA